The following proteins are co-located in the Thermostichus vulcanus str. 'Rupite' genome:
- a CDS encoding alpha/beta fold hydrolase produces the protein MRTEEPRPAPPTATEQDWQWRGYPIRYQQAGCTGPAVVLIHGFGASSDHWRKNLTQLGQHARVYAIDLLGFGGSAKPLPGPDLTYTFETWGSLVVDFLRLVVGNPAYLIGNSIGCIVALQAAVLDPAQVLGVAMLDPSLRLLHERKRGQISWLRRWSTPLIQNLLGWPPFGNFFFAQVAQAKAIRQILLQAYGRKEAVTEELVQLLLKPALDPGAAAVFLAFVRYSQGPLAEDLLPQLTCPVLILWGEADPWEPIALGRALAEFPCVVGFIPLPGVGHCPQDEAPELVNPLLLDWLRDPCKKILDT, from the coding sequence ATGCGCACGGAAGAGCCCCGCCCCGCCCCCCCAACAGCCACAGAACAGGATTGGCAGTGGCGTGGATACCCAATTCGCTACCAACAGGCAGGCTGTACCGGCCCGGCTGTGGTGTTGATCCATGGTTTTGGGGCCAGCAGTGACCATTGGCGCAAAAACCTGACGCAACTAGGGCAGCACGCTCGGGTTTATGCCATCGATTTGCTGGGGTTCGGGGGATCGGCTAAACCTTTGCCGGGACCTGACCTCACTTATACTTTTGAAACCTGGGGATCCCTAGTGGTGGATTTTTTGCGGCTGGTAGTGGGGAATCCCGCCTATTTGATCGGCAACTCCATCGGTTGCATTGTGGCGCTGCAGGCTGCCGTTCTGGATCCGGCTCAGGTTTTGGGGGTGGCGATGTTGGATCCCTCCCTCCGGCTGTTGCACGAACGGAAACGGGGCCAGATCTCCTGGCTGCGGCGCTGGTCAACCCCCTTGATTCAAAACCTGCTGGGATGGCCGCCCTTTGGCAACTTCTTCTTTGCCCAAGTGGCCCAAGCCAAGGCCATTCGCCAGATTCTCCTGCAAGCCTATGGGCGCAAAGAGGCGGTGACCGAGGAACTGGTGCAGCTGTTGCTCAAACCAGCTCTGGATCCGGGGGCGGCAGCCGTCTTCCTGGCCTTTGTGCGTTACTCCCAGGGGCCTCTGGCAGAAGATCTTTTGCCCCAGCTCACCTGCCCGGTCTTGATCCTCTGGGGAGAAGCGGATCCCTGGGAGCCGATTGCTCTAGGGCGGGCTTTGGCCGAGTTTCCCTGTGTGGTCGGGTTTATTCCCTTGCCGGGGGTTGGCCATTGTCCCCAGGATGAAGCTCCGGAGTTGGTGAACCCGCTGCTGCTGGATTGGCTGCGGGATCCCTGCAAAAAAATATTAGATACATGA
- a CDS encoding pyridoxamine 5'-phosphate oxidase family protein produces the protein MSPLQSLNALLDQQPVASLAVLEAGSPAVSLVPFVVQRDPLRFAIFISELSAHTQALREDGRAGLMIHEPPTPGDPRSNHALARVMVSGVAEFLSREEAVARGFEPLYRAKYEIAEMLLGLADFHFCQITPRQGSFIQGFGQAFRLSGPNLDQLEHISRG, from the coding sequence ATGTCTCCTTTGCAAAGCCTCAATGCTCTATTGGATCAGCAGCCGGTGGCCAGCTTGGCGGTTTTGGAGGCGGGATCCCCGGCGGTATCCTTGGTGCCCTTTGTGGTGCAGCGGGATCCCTTGCGGTTTGCCATTTTCATCAGTGAGTTGTCTGCCCATACCCAAGCGCTGCGAGAGGATGGCCGTGCCGGTTTGATGATTCATGAGCCGCCAACCCCCGGGGATCCCCGCAGCAATCATGCCCTGGCACGGGTGATGGTGAGTGGAGTGGCCGAATTTCTCAGTCGAGAAGAGGCGGTGGCGCGGGGGTTTGAGCCGTTGTATCGGGCCAAGTATGAGATTGCCGAGATGCTGCTGGGTCTGGCGGATTTTCACTTTTGCCAGATTACCCCTCGACAGGGCAGTTTTATCCAGGGCTTTGGTCAAGCCTTTCGCCTGAGTGGGCCTAACCTGGATCAACTGGAACACATCAGCCGGGGGTAA